Sequence from the Acidimicrobiales bacterium genome:
CTCGATGCTGACGTAGCGGCGCCGATCGACGCAGCAGTCGCGGCCAACGCCAATGTCGCCGCCCCGATCGACGCGTCGGTGGCCGCCAACGTGGGGTCCGTTGGCTCGACGGCGTTGGCCTCGGCCGACCAGGACTCGATCATCGTGCAGAACCTCGAGGGCGTGGCCAGCGCCACCGCCGAGCAGGGCGTGACGATGGACCAAGGCGCCTAGATCCGGCCCAGCTGTACGAGACCGAGCTCACAAACCGATGGAACGAGACGGTGCGGGGGTGGCCACCATGGCCGCCCCCGCCGGCGGCAGTCCCCCTGCATTGGCCGATGGCGTGCAGCTGTTGGGCCCCATGGAGTCGTCCGGGTTCAAGGAGCCCCCCTGCCTCGCTCGCCGGGCCGACGGCCAGACGATCCAGCTCACCGAGCTCCTCTACCACGTGCTCGAGCGGCTCACCAAGCCCCTCGTGGTCCGCAAGCCGACGGGCTGAGTGAGTGGCTATGGGCTCTCGATGAAGATGCACTCCCCGGGGCAGTCCTCGGCCGCGTGCACGACGTCGCGCTCGCGTCCGGAGGGCACCGTGGCCAGGCCGTCGGACATCCCGGGGTCGTTGTGCACCACCTCGCCGTCGCGCACGTAGGCGATCCCGTCCTCGAGGAGCAGGAACACCTCGGGGCAGTGGTCGACGCACAGCCCGTCGCCGGTGCACAGGTCCTGGTCGATCCACACGCTCAGCGCCATCGGCCTCATCCTGCCAGGTGCATGGGTCGTTTGCGCGGGCGGCCCCGTACCATGGAGGGGTGGACACGGCGTCCGGTCGAGCGCTACCCGCCGGCGCACCTGGCGTCGAGGACGGGCACGACCACGACCACGGGGGCCACGACCGGCATGGGCACGATCACGCCGTCGAGGCGCCGCCGGCCAGCGCCGGCCGCACCGGCCCCGCTCGCGACGCGCTGGTGCGGCGGGCCCAGCGGCTCAACGTCATCACCCTCGGGTGGAACCTGGTGGAGGGCGTGGTTGCGCTCGGCGCCGGGATCGCGGCCGGCTCCATCAGCCTCATCGGCTTCGGGCTCGACTCCGGCATCGAGGTGTCGGCTGCGCTGATCCTCGCCTGGCGGCTCGGTCGCGAGCGGCGGGGTGGCTGCATGCAGGAGGACGACCGCCTGGCCACCAGGGCCATCGCCGTGAGCTTCGCCGCCCTGGCCGTGTACGTGGCCGCCGGATCGCTGCTCGACCTCGTCACGGGGGCCCGGCCCGAAGCCAGCGTCCCCGGCGTCGTCCTGGCCGCCCTGTCGCTCAGCGCCATGCCGGCGCTGGCCCGGGCCAAGCGCCGGCTGGCGCCTGCGCTGGGCTCGCGGGCGGTGGAAGCCGATGCGGCCCAGACGAACCTGTGCGCCCTGCTCTCGGCCGTCCTGCTGTTCGGGCTGGCGGCCAACGCCGCGCTGGGCTGGCGGTGGGCCGACCCCGCCGCCGGTCTCGCCATCGCCGCCCTCGCCGCGGCAGAGGCGACGCGGACGTGGCGGGCGGAGTCCCTCGCCGACACCTGCTGCCCGTAGGGCGGACGGCGGCGCCCGGCGCCGGACGGGCGTCCGCCACGGTGGGCGTCAGGCGGGGTGATACGGCATAGCCCGACCGGGCGGCCTCGGCTGGTCCCCTCGGACCAGATCGTGGCGTGTCGCCGGTTGGGGCTTTCGCGCGGATCGTCAGCGGCCGATGTGAGGGGCAGGGCCCGGCCCCCGCCTCGCCGGGCTCACGGAACGAAAGGTGCACCGTGGCCCTACCTGCCCCCGACAGCCCGGCCGGCCGCCTGCTCCGCAAGCTCGGCCCCGTCACACGATTCCACGACCCCGCCGACATGGGCGATTTCGGCATGCCGGCCCGGGCGTCGATGGAGGATCTCCTCGAACCGCACGCCGAGGCCGGGCGCAACAGCCGGCTCGGCCCGCTGGAGAAGGTCCACGTGTTCTGGTTCGCGGGGGCGAGCTGCGACGGCTGCACGGTGTCGGTCACCGGCGCCCGGTCGCCCACCGTGGAGAGCCTGCTCATGGGCGCCCACCCGGGGCTCCCGCGCGTCATCCTCCACCACCCGGTGGTGAACCTGGAGTCGGGACCGGCCTTCCTGCGCTCGCAGGAACTGGCCGTGCAGGGCCGGCTCGGATCGCCGTACGTGGTGGTCGTGGAGGGCTCGATCTGCGACGAGGTCGCCGCGGTGGTGAACGGCGGATACTGGTGCGGACAGGGCGAGGAGCCGTGGGGCGTCGACGGGGCGATGCGCGACGTGACCGCCGCCGAGTGGGTGGCCCGCCTGGCCCCCGCCGCCGCCGCCACCATCGCCATCGGCACGTGCGCCACGTGGGGCGGCATCCCCGCCGCCGCCGGCAATCCGGTGGGCGCCATGGGCGTGGTCGACTTCCTGGGCGTCGGGTACCGCAGCGCGGCCGGCCTCCCCGTGGTGAACATCCCGGGGTGCGCACCGGTGGGCGACAACTTCACGGAGACGGCCGCCGCCCTCCTCTACTTCCTCCAGGGATTCGGCCCGCTTCCCGAGTTCGACGAGCTCGGCCGGCCGGCATGGCTCTACGGCGAGACGGTCCACCACCAGTGCGGCCGCGCCGCCTCCTACGACGAGGAGACCTTCGCCCACGAGTTCGGCGAGAAGGACTGCCTCGTCGAGCTGGGCTGCTGGGGCCCCGTCGTCGAGTGCAACATCAACTCGCGCGGCGCCATCAACGGCGTGGGCGGTTGCATGAACACGGGCGGCGCGTGCATCGGCTGCACCATGCCCGGCTTCCCCGACCAGTTCGTCCCGTTCCACACCGCGCCGCCGGCCGACGTCCGCAGCCACGCCTCCACCCGGATGCGCAAGGGCGTGCTCAAGCCGATGCGCCGCTACAGCGAGGGTCGCCTCGGCGACCTCGGCAGCCTCCAGGGCGAATGGGCGCCCACCGACGTCCAGCACGCCGACCACCACAAGACGGGCCAGCGCTTCTACAGCCGCCTCCGCCGACCGAGCCAGCCCGCCCCCTCCGGGAGGAGCAAGTAAGCATGTGCTTCAACAACCTGCCGATCGAGTTCGACGACAAGGGCCGGGCCCGCCTGACGGACCAGGGCAGTGACCCGTTCTCGTT
This genomic interval carries:
- a CDS encoding ferredoxin, which encodes MALSVWIDQDLCTGDGLCVDHCPEVFLLLEDGIAYVRDGEVVHNDPGMSDGLATVPSGRERDVVHAAEDCPGECIFIESP
- a CDS encoding cation transporter; translation: MDTASGRALPAGAPGVEDGHDHDHGGHDRHGHDHAVEAPPASAGRTGPARDALVRRAQRLNVITLGWNLVEGVVALGAGIAAGSISLIGFGLDSGIEVSAALILAWRLGRERRGGCMQEDDRLATRAIAVSFAALAVYVAAGSLLDLVTGARPEASVPGVVLAALSLSAMPALARAKRRLAPALGSRAVEADAAQTNLCALLSAVLLFGLAANAALGWRWADPAAGLAIAALAAAEATRTWRAESLADTCCP